A genome region from Clupea harengus chromosome 7, Ch_v2.0.2, whole genome shotgun sequence includes the following:
- the mymk gene encoding protein myomaker, whose protein sequence is MGAYIAKMLMPMISSLVYFPLISIATKRGFHMEAMVYFFTMFFTVILHACDGPGLSIICFMKYEILEYFTIYGTAISMWVTLLALGDFDEPKRSTLNMFGVLTTAVRIYQDRLGYGVYSGPIGTAVLLITVKWLQQMKEKRCLYPEKSVYTQQVGPGCCFGALALMLRFYFEEWEYAYVHSFYHLSLVVSFVLLLPKKNRYAGTGRNAAKLKCYTLCCCV, encoded by the exons ATGGGGGCATATATTGCCAAGATGCTCATGCCCATGATCAGCAGCCTGGTGTACTTTCCTCTGATCAGCATCGCCACCAAGAGGGGATTTCACATGGAGGCTATGGTCTACTTCTTCACCATGTTCTTCACAGTG ATCTTGCATGCCTGTGATGGACCGGGCCTGTCCATTATTTGTTTCATGAAATATGAAATTCTGGAGTACTTCACCATTTACGGCACAGCCATCTCCATGTGGGTCACTCTGCTAG CACTGGGTGACTTTGATGAGCCCAAGCGCTCCACTCTGAACATGTTTGGAGTTCTGACTACTGCAGTGAGGATATACCAGGACCGCTTGGGCTACGGTGTCTATTCAGGCCCGATAGGAACAGCTGTGCTCCTAATCACAGTTAAATGG TTGCAGcagatgaaagagaagaggtgCCTGTACCCAGAGAAGAGTGTTTACACACAACAGGTGGGCCCAGGATGCTGCTTTGGAGCCCTTGCCTTGATGCTGCGCTTCTACTTTGAG GAATGGGAATATGCCTACGTCCACAGTTTCTACCACTTGTCCCTCGTTGTGTCCTTTGTCCTTCTGCTCCCAAAGAAGAATCGCTACGCGGGAACAGGACGCAACGCCGCCAAACTCAAATGCTACACCCTCTGCTGCTGCGTATGA